A genomic segment from Gossypium hirsutum isolate 1008001.06 chromosome D04, Gossypium_hirsutum_v2.1, whole genome shotgun sequence encodes:
- the LOC107895724 gene encoding transmembrane emp24 domain-containing protein p24delta8 codes for MTIEFDWKSGVAAKDWSKVAKKGQVETMEIELKKLYDTVSAIHEEMFYLRERDEEMQELNKETNSKMATLSFFSLLLCLYVAGLQIWHLKSFFESKKLL; via the exons ATGACCATTGAGTTCGATTGGAAAAGTGGTGTTGCTGCTAAGGATTGGTCCAAGGTTGCTAAGAAAGGCCAGGTTGAG ACAATGGAAATTGAGTTGAAGAAACTGTATGACACAGTATCAGCCATTCATGAAGAGATGTTCTATCTTCGTGAGAG GGACGAAGAAATGCAGGAGCTAAACaaagaaacaaattcaaaaatggcTACTCTAAGTTTCTTTTCGCTGCTTCTTTGCTTGTATGTGGCTGGCTTGCAGATATGGCATCTAAAGTCATTTTTTGAGAGCAAGAAGCTCCTCTAG
- the LOC121216292 gene encoding phosphate transporter PHO1 homolog 9 has translation MKFGKEFEAQMVQEWQEAYVDYSNLKSILKDILRFKQLNNAPSPMAATVKGKLKRNASLYRAFSGLTSRFRPDSTLKNNEDEVILVSAVQEGDGEGDYQTMFLRSNEEGAEHELVFFRRLDDEFNKVIKFYKKNVAEVIVEADELSKQMNALIALRIKVDNPVIGQNDVNLVPNGFSSNSSSIDHPTNGGNQAWSVINVIKEEQKEEDNDGINGGEGNKKEGFKAAPLEVLDHVKINVEVGTPLSTLKAVIRSSKSDLSFSRKELRTAEEKITRAIVEFYRKLRLLKSYCFLNQLAFSKIMKKYDKTSSRNASKAYLQMVDKSYFGSSDEVTTLMERVEDTYAKHFANGNRRKGMKKLRPQAKRERHRITFLYGLFSGCSIALIVAIILNLHARALLKSVERDQYMVNIFPLYSLFGYIALHMLMYAGNIYFWKRYRINFPFIFGFKQGTELGYRQLLLLTSGLSLLTLAAVISHLDIEIDPRTQTFRTLTELIPLFLLILVVSIAFCPFNIIYRSSRFFLIRCAFRCVCAPLYKVTLPDFFLADQFTSQVQAFRSLEFYICYYVWGNFRERSNKCEDSEVYRVFYIVVAIVPYWLRFIQCLRRLLEEKDAAHGVNGLKYLSTIAAVALRTIYQFQKQKATTWLVLAAATSGMATIFNTYWDIVIDWGLLRRKSSNPWLRDKLVLPHKVVYFLAMALNCVLRLVWMQQVLGIQTVLFLHGTALTAVVASLEIIRRGIWNFFRLENEHLNNVGKYRASKSVPLPFCYDHNGDNSM, from the exons ATGAAGTTTGGCAAGGAATTTGAAGCACAAATGGTGCAGGAATGGCAGGAAGCATACGTGGATTACAGTAATCTGAAATCAATACTGAAAGATATCTTAAGGTTCAAGCAATTGAACAACGCACCGTCTCCAATGGCAGCAACAGTAAAaggaaaattgaagagaaatgcaTCACTTTACAGAGCTTTCAGTGGACTAACAAGCCGGTTTCGACCAGATTCAACATTGAAGAACAATGAAGATGAAGTGATATTGGTAAGTGCAGTGCAAGAAGGAGACGGAGAAGGGGATTACCAGACCATGTTTCTCAGGTCAAATGAAGAAGGAGCTGAACATGAACTTGTTTTCTTTAGGAGACTTGATGATGAATTCAATAAGGTTATCAAGTTTTACAAGAAGAACGTTGCAGAAGTTATTGTGGAAGCTGATGAGTTGAGTAAACAAATGAATGCCTTGATTGCTCTTAGGATTAAGGTTGATAATCCAGTTATTGGACAAAATGATGTAAACCTTGTTCCTAATGGATTTTCttccaattcatcatcaattgaTCATCCCACTAACGGTGGAAATCAAG CATGGTCAGTGATTAATGTTATCAAAGAAGAGCAAAAGGAGGAAGATAATGATGGAATCAATGGAGGGGAAGGTAATAAGAAAGAGGGTTTTAAGGCAGCTCCATTAGAGGTTTTGGATCATGTAAAGATCAATGTTGAGGTTGGAACTCCATTATCAACACTCAAAGCTGTCATCAGAAGTTCAAAATCAGACTTATCATTCAGCAGGAAAGAACTGAGGACAGCTGAAGAGAAAATCACGAGGGCTATTGTTGAATTCTACAGAAAGCTTAGACTTTTGAAAAGCTACTG CTTTCTGAATCAATTGGCATTTTCCAAGATCATGAAGAAATATGACAAG ACCTCATCTCGAAATGCATCAAAAGCTTACTTACAGATGGTTGACAAGTCTTACTTTGGCAGCTCTGATGAG GTTACTACACTTATGGAAAGGGTGGAGGATACATATGCTAAACACTTTGCTAATGGAAATCGCAGAAAAGGAATGAAAAAGCTAAGACCTCAAGCTAAAAGGGAAAGACATAGAATTACATTTTTATATG GCTTGTTCTCAGGTTGCTCCATTGCACTAATAGTGGCAATCATTTTGAATTTACATGCAAGAGCTCTTCTTAAGAGTGTAGAACGTGATCAGTACATGGTCAACATATTTCCACTTTACAG CCTGTTTGGTTACATAGCACTGCACATGCTCATGTACGCTGGAAACATATACTTTTGGAAGCGTTATCGAATCAACTTCCCATTTATATTTGGTTTCAAGCAAGGCACCGAGTTGGGATATCGACAACTCCTCCTCCTCACTTCTGGTCTTTCTTTGCTTACATTAGCTGCTGTCATCTCACATTTGGATATAGAGATTGACCCTCGCACTCAAACATTCCGAACTTTAACCGAATTAATCCCACTCTTCCTCCTCATT CTTGTGGTTTCAATAGCATTCTGTCCTTTCAATATCATATATCGTTCAAGCCGATTCTTTCTTATCAGATGTGCATTTCGCTGTGTTTGTGCACCTCTTTACAAG GTCACCCTCCCTGATTTCTTCTTGGCAGATCAATTTACAAGCCAG GTTCAAGCATTTAGAAGTTTGGAGTTCTACATTTGCTACTATGTTTGGGGAAACTTTAGAGAGAGATCGAACAAGTGTGAGGACAGTGAAGTTTATAGAGTTTTTTACATTGTTGTAGCCATTGTTCCTTACTGGCTCCGTTTCATTCAG TGCCTTAGACGTTTATTGGAAGAAAAAGATGCAGCACATGGTGTGAATGGTCTGAAATACTTATCAACCATAGCAGCGGTTGCCCTTAGGACAATTTATCAGTTCCAAAAGCAGAAGGCAACAACATGGCTGGTCTTGGCGGCTGCAACTTCTGGGATGGCAACCATTTTTAATACATATTGGGACATTGTCATCGATTGGGGTCTTCTTAGAAGAAAATCAAGCAATCCTTGGCTTAGGGATAAGCTTGTTTTACCACACAAAGTTGTTTATTTTTTAGCCATG GCGTTGAACTGTGTGTTGAGACTGGTTTGGATGCAACAAGTTTTAGGTATTCAAACTGTACTTTTCCTTCACGGGACCGCCTTGACTGCTGTTGTTGCTTCCTTGGAGATCATTCGTCGTGGAATTTGGAATTTCTTCAG GTTGGAGAATGAGCATTTGAACAATGTGGGCAAATACAGGGCATCCAAATCAGTTCCCTTGCCTTTTTGCTACGATCACAATGGGGACAACAGCATGTAA
- the LOC107940600 gene encoding cystathionine gamma-synthase 1, chloroplastic, whose translation MAVSSCSFPPRVFNAYSSFECRSDPDFSGTPTGEKPRIGSNRRVTASLFCTGGGGLSSLIFRFPPNFVRQLSVKARRNCSNIGVAQVVAASWSNGPTSGYPSSAAAAASQAAAASVPVSDGVAVVEGCIDNDSVQIGDSYDSKTSFLSSDGSITVHAGERLGRGIVTDAITTPVVNTSAYFFKKTQELIDFKEKRHTSFEYGRYGNPTTVVAEEKISALEGAESTLIMASGMCASTVMLMALVPAGGHIVTTTDCYRKTRIFIETILPKMGISATVIDPADVDGLESALNKNKVSLFFTESPTNPFLRCVDIEKVSKLCHSKGTLVCIDGTFATPLNQKALALGADLVLHSATKFIGGHNDVLAGCISGSEKLVTEIRTLHHILGGTLNPNAAYLIIRGMKTLHLRVQQQNSTALRMAEVLEAHPRVKRVYYPGLPSHPEHEIAKRQMTGFGGVISFEVDGDLTTTIKFVDALKIPYIAPSFGGCESIVDPPAIMSYWDLSQAERSKYGILDNLIRFSFGVEDFEDLKADILQALESIA comes from the exons ATGGCTGTCTCCTCGTGTTCCTTTCCTCCTAGGGTTTTCAATGCTTATTCTTCATTCGAGTGCCGTTCCGATCCCGACTTCTCCGGTACGCCGACCGGGGAGAAGCCTCGCATCGGGTCTAACCGACGAGTAACGGCATCGTTGTTTTGTACAGGCGGTGGGGGTTTGTCGTCTTTGATCTTTCGTTTCCCCCCGAACTTCGTCCGCCAGCTCAGCGTCAAGGCTCGCCGCAACTGTAGCAACATCGGTGTCGCGCAAGTTGTCGCGGCTTCGTGGTCGAACGGTCCCACTTCCGGTTACCCCTCATCGGCGGCGGCTGCTGCTTCTCAGGCAGCCGCAGCCTCCGTCCCCGTCTCTGATGGCGTGGCAGTTGTAGAAGGTTGTATTGACAACGATAGTGTACAGATTGGGGATTCATATGATTCCAAGACATCGTTTTTGAGCTCCGATGGGAGCATCACTGTTCATGCTG GTGAAAGATTAGGTCGCGGTATAGTTACTGATGCAATTACTACTCCAGTGGTTAATACTTCTGCATATTTCTTTAAGAAAACTCAGGAGCTTATTGACTTCAAG GAAAAACGCCATACAAGTTTTGAATATGGGCGGTATGGAAATCCAACCACTGTGGTTGCAGAGGAGAAGATAAG TGCACTTGAGGGGGCTGAGTCGACCCTGATTATGGCATCTGGAATGTGTGCTAGCACAGTCATGCTGATGGCATTGGTTCCTGCTGGCGGACACATTGTGACAACAACAGATTGCTACAGAAAAACTAGGATATTCATTGAGACCATCCTACCTAAAATGGGAATCTCG GCTACTGTTATTGACCCTGCAGATGTGGATGGCCTGGAGTCTGCACTCAACAAGAACAAA gtttctcttttctttaccgAGTCTCCAACAAATCCGTTCCTTAGATGTGTTGACATAGAAAAAGTTTCAAAGTTGTGTCACAGCAAAGGAACACTTGTCTGCATTGATGGTACCTTTGCTACACCTCTTAATCAGAAGGCCCTGGCTCTTGGTGCTGATCTTGTTTTGCACTCTGCAACAAAATTTATTGGTGGACACAATGAT GTCCTTGCTGGTTGTATAAGTGGTTCTGAGAAGTTGGTTACAGAAATTCGTACTTTGCATCATATCTTGGGTGGTACCCTCAACCCG AATGCTGCGTATCTAATCATCAGAGGCATGAAGACACTGCATCTTCGTGTACAGCAACAAAATTCAACAGCATTAAGGATGGCCGAAGTTTTAGAGGCACATCCTAGG GTGAAACGCGTCTATTATCCAGGCTTGCCAAGTCATCCTGAACATGAAATTGCCAAGCGGCAAATGACTGGCTTTGGCGGTGTGATCAGTTTTGAG GTGGATGGAGATCTGACGACCACCATCAAGTTTGTTGATGCATTGAAGATACCATACATTGCTCCATCATTTGGTGGCTGTGAAAGCATTGTTGATCCGCCAGCTATAATGTCCTACTG GGATCTTAGCCAAGCTGAGAGGAGCAAGTACGGGATTTTGGATAACTTGATTCGATTCAGCTTCGGGGTTGAAGACTTCGAAGATTTGAAGGCCGATATACTGCAGGCCCTGGAGAGCATAGCTTAA